One Gordonia mangrovi genomic region harbors:
- a CDS encoding MadS family sensor histidine kinase yields the protein MAGYRAPASNSVDPLIDGHSGRDTAGGPDDRLDSLVGLHSVKGSHYAQFRGVEQRLSRVVDALDRISRALVQTAEGPENLVLSVVRAAQEHLDAEWVVFALCDGELDRTGPRHLMMTHDGTILAFEGVQVARTPSHLPDDVLNRLNDILRNQMDRLMRPVVDDHHLHVPMHLDGRVVGGLSAWTPADKPVDSSDLVVMRILARQAAVALLNAALLEESRHQLTRAEHAYAKASEQARDLAARNLELERTQRELSAAMRQRLIVEERERIARELHDSVTQSVLSAGMQIEVCRIDAEPRTAERLEVAGRLTRDAVEQLRSVIYALNQSPTVNELSLGEVLDGLCSMHMPADLETEVRVVGRPRDLPDEIQHAILRIAGEALFNTAVHAEAASARLTLTYGDDRISLSIDDDGAGDPAHMRKVLRAATLGDLAGRHRGLANMATRAEELDGSLRIRRSRLGGVRIGVEIPVTGTASTGAGTKEAP from the coding sequence ATGGCCGGTTACCGGGCCCCCGCATCGAACTCGGTCGATCCACTGATCGACGGACACTCCGGCCGCGACACCGCCGGCGGTCCCGACGACCGACTCGACTCCCTGGTCGGACTGCATTCGGTCAAAGGGTCGCATTACGCCCAGTTCCGGGGAGTGGAACAACGCCTGTCGCGGGTCGTCGACGCGCTGGACCGCATCTCGCGGGCCCTCGTGCAGACGGCCGAGGGACCCGAGAACCTGGTGCTGTCGGTCGTCCGTGCAGCCCAAGAACATCTGGATGCGGAGTGGGTCGTGTTCGCGCTCTGTGACGGTGAGCTGGACCGGACCGGACCCCGGCACCTGATGATGACGCACGACGGCACGATCCTCGCCTTCGAGGGTGTGCAGGTGGCGCGAACGCCGAGTCACCTGCCCGACGACGTGCTGAACCGACTCAACGACATACTGCGCAACCAGATGGACCGGCTGATGCGCCCGGTGGTCGACGATCACCACCTGCATGTGCCGATGCACCTCGACGGGCGGGTCGTCGGGGGACTGTCGGCGTGGACACCGGCCGACAAGCCGGTGGATTCCTCGGACCTGGTCGTGATGCGGATCCTGGCACGCCAGGCGGCCGTCGCATTGCTGAACGCCGCGCTGCTCGAAGAGAGTCGCCACCAGCTCACACGTGCCGAACACGCCTACGCCAAGGCCTCGGAACAGGCTCGCGATCTCGCCGCGCGCAATCTGGAGCTCGAGCGCACCCAGCGTGAGCTCTCGGCCGCCATGCGACAGCGTCTCATCGTGGAGGAACGTGAGCGCATCGCTCGGGAACTGCATGACTCGGTGACCCAGTCCGTGCTGTCGGCAGGTATGCAGATCGAGGTGTGCCGAATCGACGCCGAACCGCGCACGGCGGAGCGCCTCGAAGTGGCCGGTCGACTCACCCGTGATGCGGTCGAACAGCTGCGTTCGGTGATCTATGCACTCAACCAGTCGCCGACGGTCAACGAGCTGAGTCTCGGCGAGGTGCTCGACGGACTGTGCTCGATGCACATGCCCGCCGATCTGGAGACCGAGGTGCGGGTGGTGGGGCGGCCGCGGGACCTGCCCGATGAGATCCAGCACGCCATCCTGCGAATCGCCGGCGAGGCGCTGTTCAACACCGCGGTCCACGCCGAGGCGGCGTCGGCGCGGCTGACGCTCACCTATGGGGACGACCGGATCTCGCTGAGCATCGACGACGACGGTGCCGGGGACCCGGCACACATGCGCAAGGTGTTGCGCGCTGCCACGCTCGGCGACCTGGCGGGACGTCATCGTGGACTGGCCAACATGGCCACCCGGGCGGAGGAACTCGACGGCAGCCTGCGCATCCGGCGTTCGCGGCTCGGTGGCGTCCGTATCGGCGTCGAGATCCCGGTGACCGGCACGGCGAGCACCGGCGCGGGCACGAAGGAGGCACCATGA
- a CDS encoding MadR family response regulator transcription factor produces MTAPETTAVRTMLVDDHALLREGIRSLLDRESSIAVVGEADSYENALAEVARCRPDVVVVDLKLTAGTEYEGLRLIGEIAQRHPGVAALVLTTFLDDDLVVRAVKAGARGYVVKDVDTTELVRAIQAVSGGGSAFDPRSAAIVLRTVSGEGGVSEGLTEREREVLRLLADGMSNKRIGQTLYISESTVKFHIRNIIRKLGVTKRTDAVYIASKRGLI; encoded by the coding sequence ATGACAGCACCGGAAACCACGGCGGTCCGCACCATGCTGGTCGACGATCATGCGCTGCTTCGCGAAGGTATCCGATCGCTGCTCGATCGGGAGTCATCGATCGCGGTGGTGGGTGAGGCGGATTCGTACGAGAACGCACTGGCCGAGGTCGCCAGGTGCCGCCCGGATGTGGTGGTCGTCGATCTCAAGCTCACCGCCGGAACGGAATACGAGGGTTTGCGACTGATCGGCGAGATCGCGCAGCGCCACCCGGGGGTGGCCGCGCTGGTGTTGACCACCTTTCTGGACGACGACCTGGTGGTCCGCGCGGTCAAGGCCGGGGCGCGGGGATATGTGGTCAAGGATGTAGACACCACCGAACTGGTCCGCGCGATTCAAGCGGTATCCGGAGGCGGCAGCGCCTTCGACCCGCGTAGCGCCGCAATCGTGCTCCGGACGGTGTCCGGGGAGGGCGGCGTCTCGGAGGGGTTGACCGAGCGGGAGCGGGAGGTGCTGCGGCTGCTCGCCGACGGGATGTCGAACAAACGCATCGGGCAGACGCTCTACATCTCCGAGTCGACGGTGAAGTTCCACATCCGCAATATCATTCGCAAACTCGGGGTCACCAAACGGACCGACGCGGTGTACATCGCCAGCAAGCGGGGTCTGATCTGA
- the mftM gene encoding mycofactocin oligosaccharide methyltransferase MftM produces the protein MTLLDCVDPPRSRVAVRRVSCIPAGFIACGRFAWRPCVDGVEIIHRLDTSSISDAAMIDGLQCLVDRGVLAGQHDFEEAALGVIRTSAPDEDRAWAAFYDNSLAELAGGRSPFAPIHRRARSLVVGASVLEVGSCFGFFALQCAGDGHRVHACDISSGAISLLRSAARRRGDAVTAVVGDATALPFDTGSVDTVTLIHLLEHLEDDSVRDALTEALRVARRRVVVAVPYEERPSEHFGHRQQLTEHHLRQWSSRVNHSGAEFFDDHGGWMVLTPGRAAE, from the coding sequence ATGACTTTGCTCGATTGCGTCGACCCGCCGCGGTCTCGCGTGGCGGTACGCCGCGTCAGTTGCATCCCCGCCGGCTTCATCGCGTGTGGTCGGTTCGCCTGGCGACCGTGTGTCGACGGTGTCGAGATCATCCATCGGCTGGATACGTCGTCGATCAGCGACGCAGCGATGATCGACGGCCTGCAGTGTCTCGTCGATCGCGGGGTACTCGCCGGGCAGCACGACTTCGAGGAAGCCGCTCTCGGAGTCATTCGCACATCGGCACCCGACGAGGACCGCGCCTGGGCGGCGTTCTACGACAATTCGCTCGCGGAGCTGGCCGGCGGGCGCTCGCCCTTTGCGCCGATCCATCGTCGGGCCAGGTCACTGGTGGTCGGCGCCAGCGTGCTCGAGGTCGGGTCGTGCTTCGGATTCTTCGCACTCCAGTGCGCGGGCGACGGGCACCGAGTGCACGCCTGCGACATCTCTTCCGGCGCGATCTCCCTGCTGCGCTCGGCCGCGCGCAGACGGGGTGACGCCGTCACCGCGGTTGTCGGGGACGCGACCGCCCTGCCGTTCGACACCGGATCGGTCGACACGGTGACGCTCATCCACCTGCTCGAACACCTCGAGGACGACAGCGTCCGCGACGCGCTCACCGAAGCGTTGCGGGTCGCGCGACGACGTGTCGTCGTCGCGGTGCCCTACGAGGAGCGGCCCAGCGAGCATTTCGGGCATCGACAGCAGTTGACCGAACACCACCTGCGGCAGTGGTCCAGCCGCGTGAATCACTCGGGTGCCGAGTTCTTCGACGATCACGGCGGCTGGATGGTCCTGACCCCGGGCCGGGCCGCCGAGTGA
- the mdlC gene encoding benzoylformate decarboxylase has translation MNVRDVTHQLLRELGLTTVFGNPGSTEETFLKNFPSDFRFVLALQEASALAIADGYSQGVRRPVLVNVHTAAGLGNAMGNLITASMNRTPLIVTAGQQTREMLLLEPWLTNVEPELLPRPWVKWAYQPVRAEDVPAAFMRAYAAAVQPPAGPVFLSLPLDDWEKPAIGPAVVRSCAGQVAAEPARLREFASAIDRSERPVLIYGAAVARDQAWDVAVELAEKVGAPVWAAPASERAPFPEDHPLYVGGLPFATGPLAERLRGHDLAVIIGAPVFRYYPYVPGPYLPDGLRLLHITDDPGEAARAPVGDSLVSSAGVAIEMLIGALKRGRREVEPLTPQEHRMAPHPPAPATAHGDAMSARQLFRTLRGACAADTVVVEESPSNLSDLHAEWPITSPDSFYTFASGGLGWNLPASVGIALAEADTGRHRPVLAIVGDGSFQYSVQSIWTAAQHRLDILFVVPRNGEYAILKSFAELEDTPGVPGLDVPGIDFVALARAYGCHGVRALTPEEVAAEVSAARDRSGPTLLEVPITAAVPSLL, from the coding sequence ATGAACGTGCGTGACGTCACCCATCAGCTGCTCCGCGAACTCGGCCTCACGACCGTGTTCGGCAATCCGGGTTCCACTGAAGAGACGTTCCTCAAGAACTTCCCGTCCGATTTCCGGTTCGTCCTGGCGCTGCAAGAGGCCTCAGCCCTGGCGATCGCCGACGGCTACAGCCAGGGCGTCCGGCGCCCGGTCCTGGTGAACGTGCACACCGCGGCCGGCCTGGGAAATGCGATGGGCAACCTGATCACCGCATCGATGAACCGGACCCCGCTGATCGTGACCGCCGGCCAACAGACACGCGAGATGCTGCTGCTCGAACCGTGGCTGACCAACGTGGAACCGGAGTTGCTGCCGAGGCCCTGGGTCAAGTGGGCTTACCAGCCGGTGCGCGCCGAGGACGTGCCGGCGGCGTTCATGCGGGCCTACGCGGCGGCCGTTCAGCCCCCGGCGGGTCCGGTGTTCCTCTCGTTGCCACTCGATGATTGGGAGAAGCCGGCGATCGGGCCGGCGGTGGTGCGCTCGTGCGCCGGCCAGGTGGCGGCCGAGCCCGCGAGACTTCGGGAATTCGCATCGGCCATCGACCGCTCGGAGCGTCCGGTGCTCATCTACGGTGCAGCCGTCGCGCGTGATCAGGCGTGGGATGTCGCGGTGGAGTTGGCCGAGAAGGTCGGCGCACCGGTGTGGGCTGCGCCGGCATCGGAGCGGGCACCGTTTCCCGAAGACCATCCGCTGTACGTGGGTGGTCTGCCGTTCGCGACGGGACCACTCGCCGAACGATTGCGCGGCCACGATCTCGCGGTGATCATCGGGGCCCCGGTCTTCCGCTACTACCCGTACGTACCCGGCCCTTATCTGCCCGACGGTCTGCGTCTCCTGCACATCACCGACGACCCCGGCGAGGCGGCACGCGCTCCGGTCGGCGACAGTCTCGTGTCGAGCGCGGGCGTCGCGATCGAGATGCTCATCGGTGCGCTGAAACGGGGTCGACGCGAGGTGGAGCCGTTGACCCCGCAGGAACATCGGATGGCGCCGCATCCACCGGCGCCCGCGACCGCACACGGCGACGCGATGAGCGCACGGCAACTCTTCCGGACGCTGCGCGGTGCCTGTGCCGCGGACACGGTGGTGGTGGAGGAGTCGCCGTCGAACCTGTCCGACCTCCACGCGGAATGGCCGATCACATCACCGGACTCCTTCTACACCTTTGCCAGTGGGGGCCTGGGGTGGAATCTGCCCGCGAGTGTCGGGATAGCGCTCGCGGAGGCCGACACCGGGCGACATCGCCCGGTGCTGGCCATCGTCGGTGACGGTTCGTTTCAGTATTCGGTGCAGTCGATCTGGACCGCGGCGCAGCACCGGTTGGACATCCTGTTCGTGGTGCCGCGCAACGGGGAGTACGCGATCCTCAAATCGTTCGCCGAGTTGGAGGACACTCCCGGCGTGCCGGGCCTCGACGTACCCGGCATCGACTTCGTCGCCCTGGCCAGGGCGTACGGGTGCCATGGTGTACGAGCGTTGACTCCGGAGGAGGTGGCCGCGGAGGTCTCCGCGGCACGGGATCGGTCCGGGCCGACGCTGCTGGAAGTGCCGATCACCGCCGCCGTCCCGTCGTTGCTCTGA
- a CDS encoding universal stress protein has protein sequence MKLLVAYLATPGGEDAVAFGACLARTFAASLDIAIVIPPDPPDVTTSEAEFTEALDEAAKEWVAGAEDVVPDDVAADIQVVVDEHVAHGLIGEIDRVGATMLVVGGSGGGITGRHSLGTVVNDLLHSSPVPVALAPRGFSHTGPERIREITTAIGSRPGAEILLDTALALSARGDVPLRLLSLVSHDDIAARTTDDEAVARAVDLANTSLQTAHQRLPDQTQISSTVAQGRNIEEAVGGVEWNDGDMIMVGSSRLAAPGRLFLGATAAKMLTVLAVPLLVVPGPDRG, from the coding sequence ATGAAGTTGCTCGTCGCCTACCTCGCCACGCCCGGCGGGGAGGACGCTGTCGCCTTCGGCGCCTGCCTCGCCCGAACCTTCGCTGCTTCCCTGGACATCGCGATCGTCATACCGCCGGACCCACCGGATGTCACCACGAGCGAGGCGGAGTTCACCGAGGCGCTCGACGAGGCGGCCAAGGAATGGGTCGCCGGTGCCGAAGACGTGGTGCCCGATGATGTCGCGGCCGACATCCAGGTCGTGGTCGACGAACACGTCGCCCACGGCCTGATCGGCGAGATCGACCGGGTCGGCGCGACCATGCTCGTCGTCGGGGGGTCCGGGGGCGGTATCACCGGACGGCACTCCCTCGGGACGGTCGTCAACGACCTGCTGCACTCATCACCGGTTCCCGTCGCGCTCGCACCCCGAGGCTTCAGCCACACCGGACCGGAACGGATTCGTGAGATCACCACAGCGATCGGCAGTCGTCCGGGCGCCGAGATCCTGCTCGACACCGCACTCGCACTCAGCGCTCGCGGCGACGTGCCGTTGCGCCTGCTGTCTCTCGTGTCCCACGATGACATCGCCGCGCGCACGACCGACGACGAGGCGGTTGCCCGTGCGGTGGATCTCGCGAACACATCGCTGCAGACCGCGCACCAACGTCTGCCCGATCAGACGCAGATCAGCTCCACCGTCGCGCAGGGACGCAACATCGAAGAAGCGGTCGGCGGCGTCGAGTGGAACGACGGTGACATGATCATGGTCGGTTCGAGCAGACTGGCCGCCCCGGGCCGGCTGTTTCTGGGCGCCACCGCCGCCAAGATGCTCACCGTCCTGGCGGTGCCGCTGTTGGTGGTACCCGGACCCGATCGCGGGTGA
- a CDS encoding flavin-containing monooxygenase: MTQTLEPPAARTTADPQQRIDAWLADFEAALAARDVSRTTGLFATDSFWRDLVSFTWNLTTVEGREQIGDMLQARLDDTAPHTFRTSEPPTDDEAGVVTAFIEFETATGRGVGHLRIKPDDASGTDAAWTLLTTLQELKGHEEPAGPTRVLGAVHGSDPDRRSWAQKRDDEEAALGRTVEPYVLVIGGGQGGIALGARLRQLGVPSIVVDRHDRPGDQWRKRYKSLCLHDPVWYDHLPYLPFPDNWPVFAPKDKIGDWLEFYTKVMEVPYWSKTTCTSASYDEAAQQWTVELDRDGEPMTLHPTQLVLATGMSGKANVPTIPGQDTFAGEQHHSSQHPGPDGYAGKRVVVIGSNNSAHDICKALVENGIDTTMVQRSSTHIVRSDSLMEIGLGALYSEEAVASGMTTKKADLTFASLPYRIMHEFQIPLYDQIRERDKEFYARLEAAGFDLDFGDDDSGLFMKYLRRGSGYYIDVGACELIADGSIKLEHGQIDHLTEHSVVLADGTELPADVVVYATGYGSMNGWAADLMGQEVADRVGKVWGLGSATTKDPGPWEGEQRNMWKPTRQPGLWFHGGNLHQSRHYSLYLALQLKARYEGIPTPVYGLPEVHHLS; encoded by the coding sequence ATGACCCAGACCTTGGAGCCGCCGGCCGCCCGGACCACGGCAGACCCACAGCAGCGCATCGACGCCTGGCTCGCCGACTTCGAGGCCGCACTCGCCGCGCGCGACGTGTCCCGTACGACCGGCCTGTTCGCCACCGACAGCTTCTGGCGCGACCTGGTGTCCTTCACCTGGAATCTCACGACCGTCGAGGGTCGCGAGCAGATCGGCGACATGCTGCAGGCGCGCCTCGACGACACCGCTCCGCACACATTCCGGACCAGCGAGCCACCGACCGACGACGAGGCCGGGGTGGTCACCGCCTTCATCGAATTCGAGACCGCCACCGGCCGTGGTGTGGGGCACCTACGCATCAAGCCCGACGACGCGTCTGGAACAGACGCGGCGTGGACCCTGCTCACGACCCTCCAAGAACTCAAGGGCCACGAGGAACCGGCCGGGCCAACTCGGGTGTTGGGTGCAGTACACGGCTCCGACCCGGACCGCCGCTCGTGGGCGCAGAAGCGCGACGACGAAGAGGCCGCGCTGGGCCGGACCGTCGAGCCCTACGTCCTGGTGATCGGTGGCGGACAGGGCGGTATCGCGCTGGGGGCGCGGCTGCGTCAGCTCGGGGTTCCGTCCATCGTCGTCGACCGCCACGACCGGCCCGGCGATCAGTGGCGCAAGCGGTACAAGTCGCTGTGCCTGCACGACCCGGTCTGGTACGACCACCTGCCCTACCTACCGTTTCCGGACAACTGGCCGGTGTTCGCGCCCAAGGACAAGATCGGCGACTGGCTGGAGTTCTACACCAAGGTGATGGAGGTGCCGTACTGGAGCAAGACCACCTGCACCTCGGCGTCGTACGACGAGGCCGCCCAGCAGTGGACCGTCGAACTCGACCGCGACGGCGAACCGATGACCCTGCACCCCACCCAGCTGGTGCTCGCGACCGGGATGTCCGGCAAGGCCAACGTGCCGACCATCCCCGGTCAGGACACCTTCGCCGGCGAACAGCACCATTCCAGCCAACACCCGGGACCGGACGGATACGCGGGCAAGAGGGTGGTGGTGATCGGTTCCAACAACTCCGCACATGACATCTGCAAAGCCCTGGTGGAGAACGGGATCGACACGACCATGGTGCAGCGGTCGTCGACTCACATCGTGCGGTCGGACTCGCTGATGGAGATCGGTCTCGGTGCGCTGTACAGCGAGGAAGCGGTGGCCTCCGGTATGACCACCAAGAAGGCCGATCTGACCTTTGCGTCGCTGCCGTACCGGATCATGCACGAATTCCAGATCCCGCTCTACGACCAGATCCGCGAACGGGACAAGGAGTTCTACGCTCGCCTCGAGGCCGCCGGCTTCGATCTCGACTTCGGCGACGACGACTCCGGCCTGTTCATGAAGTATCTGCGTCGCGGCTCCGGCTACTACATCGACGTCGGCGCATGCGAACTGATCGCCGACGGTTCGATCAAGCTCGAACACGGCCAGATCGACCACCTCACCGAGCACTCTGTGGTCCTCGCCGACGGAACCGAACTCCCCGCCGACGTGGTGGTCTACGCGACCGGATACGGATCCATGAACGGCTGGGCCGCCGACCTGATGGGCCAGGAGGTGGCCGACCGGGTCGGCAAGGTGTGGGGCCTCGGGTCGGCGACCACCAAGGATCCGGGCCCCTGGGAGGGCGAGCAGCGCAACATGTGGAAGCCCACCCGGCAGCCCGGTCTGTGGTTCCACGGCGGCAATCTGCATCAGTCGCGGCACTACTCGCTGTACCTCGCGCTACAGCTCAAAGCCCGCTACGAGGGCATTCCGACGCCGGTGTACGGCCTGCCGGAGGTCCATCACCTCAGTTGA
- a CDS encoding helix-turn-helix domain-containing protein, with product MSTSDGHAGPEPAVSAGDDPRHYAHLLAQVYDAAMAGEKMPARPRSVIGESWDRVLQAGVDPDLGALDEGLDMSELEARRLESGLSVVLDDLTRGLDSVIADGDNILVVADARGRVLWRSGAPRVLQRADRLGFVEGADWGENTVGTNAIGTALMSGRAVQVFSAEHFVRTHHSWTCAGAPIHDPRSGALLGVVDVSGPAATIHPTTVALVDVVAKLAESRLRDHHRRSLDQLRSVAAPMLARFGGPALAIDDDGWVAALDGVSPRSRLTLPKQTSPGRLWLHSLGECDIEPLPGGWLVRVADHRRPSSATVIDLDLTDPHHPRVEVSGGSGRWTMQPSPRHAEILALLAGHRDGLSAADLSTRLFGVADRTVTVRAEISRLRKHLGGMLAANPYRFADGVTVRVNRALADVPTA from the coding sequence GTGTCGACATCAGACGGTCATGCCGGACCAGAGCCCGCAGTGTCTGCGGGCGACGACCCGCGGCACTATGCACACCTGTTGGCGCAGGTCTACGACGCGGCCATGGCGGGCGAGAAGATGCCTGCTCGCCCCCGGTCGGTGATCGGCGAGTCGTGGGACCGGGTTCTGCAGGCCGGCGTCGATCCCGACCTCGGGGCTCTCGACGAGGGTCTCGACATGTCGGAACTGGAAGCCCGACGCCTCGAATCGGGTCTGTCGGTGGTTCTGGACGATCTCACCCGTGGCCTCGACTCGGTGATCGCCGACGGCGACAACATCCTCGTCGTGGCCGATGCCCGGGGACGGGTGCTGTGGCGCAGCGGCGCCCCGCGGGTGCTGCAGCGCGCAGATCGACTGGGTTTCGTGGAGGGCGCCGACTGGGGTGAGAACACCGTGGGCACCAATGCGATCGGCACCGCGCTCATGTCGGGGCGCGCGGTGCAGGTGTTCTCCGCCGAGCATTTCGTGCGCACCCACCATTCGTGGACGTGCGCCGGCGCCCCCATCCACGATCCGCGCAGTGGGGCACTGCTGGGCGTCGTGGATGTCAGCGGTCCGGCGGCGACGATTCACCCGACCACGGTGGCTCTGGTGGATGTCGTCGCGAAGCTCGCGGAGTCGCGTCTGCGCGATCACCACCGTCGTTCACTGGACCAGTTGAGGTCGGTGGCCGCGCCGATGTTGGCCCGCTTCGGCGGCCCGGCGCTGGCGATCGACGACGACGGCTGGGTGGCGGCGCTCGACGGCGTCAGTCCCCGTTCGCGACTGACGCTGCCCAAGCAGACCTCGCCGGGGCGGCTGTGGCTGCACAGTCTGGGGGAGTGTGACATCGAACCACTGCCCGGCGGATGGCTGGTTCGGGTGGCCGACCACCGACGCCCGTCCTCGGCGACCGTCATCGACCTCGACCTCACCGACCCGCATCATCCGCGGGTCGAGGTGTCGGGCGGATCGGGACGATGGACGATGCAGCCATCACCACGCCATGCCGAGATCCTGGCGCTGCTGGCCGGTCACCGCGATGGGCTCAGCGCGGCCGACTTGTCCACGAGACTGTTCGGCGTCGCCGATCGGACCGTCACGGTGCGGGCCGAGATCTCGCGGCTGCGCAAACATCTCGGCGGGATGTTGGCGGCCAATCCCTATCGGTTCGCCGACGGCGTGACCGTGCGGGTGAACCGCGCACTCGCCGACGTTCCGACCGCCTGA
- the glsA gene encoding glutaminase A: protein MGTPVDGYLRHIMTMCAVERSGAVADYIPELTRVAPDGYGLSLCMHDGHVYSHGDSAASFTIQSIAKALTYAMVLTRLGPREVDRRIGVEPSGEAFNEISVDRARRPKNPMINAGAITAASLLLPQVRDLDDGAVDAAFDELVAFYSACAGRRLTLDEAVYRSEARTGARNRAIAYMLDSFGGMGAEPEAALDLYLRQCSLRVTTDDLAVIGCTLATGGVNPRTGRQVVSPEVAQRVLSVMTTCGMYDGAGDWVSSVGLPAKSGVGGGILAILPGQLGIGVYSPRLDAHGNSVRGIETCRHLSTDLGLHMFNVTRESRVTMRATYDIGEFGVGADWSERERGYLRTCRDRVRVYELQGDLTFSGAESAMRRLEADADDYDVAVVDISRTGVIDAVARTMVLTFKHSLEGRGLKAIVVDPDGVLRASVERHRYDQIVPDIVAPEALRGFDPTLPHVHGTMEDAVTDAEAFQLKQRYGRGEMFGGG from the coding sequence GTGGGAACCCCCGTTGACGGATACCTCCGCCACATCATGACCATGTGCGCCGTCGAGCGCTCCGGTGCGGTCGCCGACTACATTCCCGAACTCACCCGAGTGGCGCCGGACGGGTATGGGCTCTCGTTGTGTATGCACGACGGCCATGTCTACTCGCACGGCGACAGCGCGGCCTCGTTCACGATCCAGTCGATCGCCAAGGCACTGACCTACGCGATGGTGCTCACCCGTCTCGGCCCCCGCGAGGTCGACAGGCGAATAGGTGTCGAACCGTCGGGGGAGGCATTCAACGAGATCAGTGTCGACCGGGCCCGCCGACCCAAGAACCCGATGATCAACGCGGGGGCGATCACGGCCGCGTCGCTGCTGTTGCCGCAGGTCCGGGACCTCGACGACGGTGCCGTGGACGCTGCGTTCGACGAACTCGTCGCGTTCTACAGCGCGTGTGCCGGCCGGCGGTTGACGCTCGACGAAGCCGTGTACCGGTCCGAGGCGCGAACCGGTGCGCGCAACCGGGCGATCGCCTACATGCTGGACAGCTTCGGGGGGATGGGCGCCGAGCCGGAGGCCGCGCTGGACCTCTACCTGCGGCAGTGCTCGCTGCGAGTGACCACCGACGACCTCGCGGTGATCGGCTGCACGCTGGCCACCGGTGGGGTCAACCCGCGCACCGGCCGCCAGGTCGTCTCTCCGGAGGTCGCTCAGCGCGTGCTGTCGGTGATGACCACCTGCGGTATGTACGACGGGGCCGGGGACTGGGTCTCGTCGGTGGGGTTGCCGGCCAAGAGTGGCGTGGGTGGCGGGATTCTGGCCATCCTGCCCGGGCAGTTGGGCATCGGGGTCTACTCGCCGCGCCTGGACGCCCACGGCAACAGCGTGCGCGGGATCGAGACCTGTCGTCACCTGTCCACCGATCTCGGCCTGCACATGTTCAATGTCACCCGGGAAAGCCGGGTGACGATGCGCGCCACCTACGACATCGGCGAGTTCGGGGTCGGTGCGGACTGGAGCGAGCGGGAGCGTGGCTACCTGCGGACCTGCCGTGATCGGGTGCGGGTCTACGAACTGCAGGGCGACCTGACGTTCTCCGGTGCCGAGTCGGCGATGCGCCGCCTCGAAGCCGATGCCGATGACTACGACGTCGCGGTCGTCGACATCTCGCGTACCGGGGTCATCGACGCCGTGGCCCGCACCATGGTGCTGACGTTCAAGCACTCACTCGAGGGGCGGGGTCTGAAAGCGATTGTCGTCGACCCCGACGGCGTTCTCCGGGCCAGTGTGGAGCGGCATCGCTACGACCAGATCGTCCCCGATATTGTTGCGCCGGAGGCACTTCGAGGCTTCGATCCGACGTTGCCGCATGTTCACGGCACCATGGAGGATGCCGTGACCGACGCCGAGGCGTTCCAACTGAAGCAACGATATGGGCGCGGTGAGATGTTCGGTGGGGGCTGA
- the nucS gene encoding endonuclease NucS: MRLVIAECQVDYVGRLTAHLPMAKRLLLIKSDGSVSVHADDRAYKPLNWMSPPCWMTEGPVPEGIEAQAYWVVTNKTGEELRITIASIEHDSAHELGVDPGLVKDGVEAHLQELLAEHVETLGVGHTLIRREYMTAIGPVDLLCRNSEGATVAVEIKRRGEIDGVEQLTRYLELLNRDPILAPVTGVFAAQQIKPQARTLAEDRGIRCLVLDYDNLRGAESTEFRLF, encoded by the coding sequence GTGCGTCTGGTTATCGCGGAGTGCCAAGTGGATTATGTCGGACGATTGACCGCACATCTGCCGATGGCGAAGAGGTTGCTGCTGATCAAGTCCGACGGGTCGGTCAGTGTGCACGCCGACGACCGTGCCTACAAGCCGCTGAACTGGATGAGCCCGCCGTGCTGGATGACCGAGGGGCCGGTCCCCGAGGGCATCGAGGCGCAGGCCTATTGGGTGGTCACCAACAAGACCGGGGAAGAGCTCCGCATCACCATCGCGTCGATCGAACACGACTCGGCGCACGAACTCGGTGTGGATCCGGGCCTGGTGAAGGACGGCGTCGAGGCGCATCTGCAGGAACTGCTGGCCGAGCACGTGGAGACCCTGGGCGTCGGGCACACGTTGATCCGGCGCGAGTACATGACCGCGATCGGTCCGGTGGATCTGCTGTGTCGGAACTCCGAGGGTGCGACGGTGGCGGTCGAGATCAAGCGTCGGGGCGAGATCGACGGTGTCGAGCAGCTCACCCGTTACCTGGAGCTGCTCAACCGGGACCCCATTCTGGCGCCGGTCACCGGCGTCTTCGCCGCTCAGCAGATCAAACCCCAGGCTCGCACACTGGCCGAGGACCGCGGAATTCGCTGCCTGGTCTTGGATTACGACAACCTGCGCGGCGCCGAGAGCACCGAGTTCCGGCTCTTCTGA